The sequence ACCGAGTCGCATGACGCTGCAAGTATCAAAAGCAAAAAAATCGGAATTAATTTGAATGTTTTCATATTGTAAGAAATTTAATGTTCTTGTTTTACGCCTGTTAGGCTGAGCAGAGTCAAAGCCTTTCTTACTCATAAGCCGTTGACTCCGCTCAGGATGACATTTTGTTTTATGAGTAACTTTTTATTTAAAGCAGACTTTCGTCAACCATATTAGGCAAAGTTACTTTTAGTAAAGGCTCAACTTGCATGGCTCTTTTTATAGTAAAAATTGCTTCGTCATTTCGGGCCCAGCTTCTTCTTGAAATTCCGTTGTTGACATCCCAAAAAAGCATTGATGCTAAACGTTTCGAAGCTTCTTTAGAACCATCAAGAACCATACCAAATCCGCCATTTATAACCTCTCCCCAGCCAACGCCGCCGCCATTGTGAATTGATACCCAAGTTGCTCCTCTAAAGCTGTCGCCAATCACGTTATGAATCGCCATATCGGCAGTAAAACGTGAGCCGTCATAAATGTTTGAAGTTTCTCGATAAGGAGAATCTGTTCCTGAAACATCATGATGATCACGCCCTAAAACAACAGCGCCAATTTCGCCTTTTGCAATGGCTTGGTTGAATGCTTCGGCAATTTTGATTCGTCCTTCTGCATCTGCGTAAAGAATTCTCGCCTGAGAACCTACTACTAATTTATTTTCCTGAGCACCTTTGATCCATTTGATATTATCCTGCATTTGTTGCTGAATTTCATTTGGAGCTGTTTTTGTCATTTCTTCTAAAATTTGAGAAGCAATAGCGTCTGTTTTTTGCAAATCTTCGGGCTTTCCAGAAGTACAAACCCATCTGAAAGGACCAAAACCATAATCAAAACACATTGGGCCCATAATATCCTGAACATAACTTGGATATCTGAAATCAATTTTATTTTCAGCCATAACATCTGCGCCTGCGCGTGATGCTTCTAACAAAAAGGCATTTCCGTAATCGAAAAAGTAAGTTCCTTTTGCTGTATGTTTGTTGATTGCTTGAGCTTGTTTTCGCAATGATTCCTGAACTTTTTCTTTGAATAAATCTGGATTATTCGCCATCATTTCATTGGCCTCTTCAAAAGAAATTCCAACCGGATAATAACCTCCAGCCCAAGGATTATGAAGCGAAGTCTGATCTGAACCTAAATCAATTTTGATGTTTTCTTGGTCAAAACGCTCCCAAACATCAACTACATTTCCTAAGTAAGCAATAGAAACGGTTTCTTTGTTGGCTTTCGCCAAAGCGACTCTGGCAACTAATTCATCTGTCGAAGTTACGACTTCATTAATCCAGCCTTGTTCGTGGCGGATTTTTGTGATTTTCGGATTTACTTCGGCGCAGACCGTAATACAGCCTGCAATATTTCCAGCTTTTGGCTGAGCGCCAGACATGCCGCCCAATCCAGAAGTTACGAATAAACTTCCTTCCGGATTTTGTTTTATTTTTCTGAAGCCATTCAAAACCGTAATCGTAGTTCCGTGTACAATTCCTTGTGGGCCAATGTACATATAACTTCCGGCAGTCATTTGTCCGTATTGTGAAACCCCTAAAGCATTCATCTTTTCCCAATCGTCCGGTTTTGAATAATTTGGGATCACCATTCCGTTTGTAACTACAACTCTTGGTGCTTCTTTATGTGAAGGAAATAATCCCATCGGATGTCCAGAATACATTGTCAAAGTTTGCTCGTCTGTCATTTCAGACAAATATTGCATCGTTAATAAATATTGTGCCCAGTTTTGAAAAACGGCTCCATTTCCTCCGTAAGTAATCAACTCATGCGGATGTTGTGCCACAGCATAATCCAAATTATTCTGAATCATGTGCATAATCGCTTTTGCCTGTAAAGATTTTCCAGGATATTCGTCAATTGGACGCGCATACATTCTGTAATCCGGACGAAGACGATACATGTAGATTCGTCCGTATTTTTCTAATTCTTCTGAAAATTCAGGAATTAATTCGGCGTGATGTTTTGGATCAAAATAACGCAATGCATTTTTTAAAGCCAGCTTTTTCTCCTCTGCCGAAAGAATTTCTTTTCTCTTTGGAGCGTGATTAATAGCCGGATCGTATTCCTGCTTTGGAGGCAATATATTTGGAATTCCTTGTTGTATTTGTTCTTTGAAAGTCATTTTTTTTTAGAGATGCTAAGTTGCTAAGGTTCTAAGACGCTAAGGTATTTTAGTTAGATTAACAACAGATTAATTTTTTGTTTTTAAAATTATATTGCCCCGCTGGGGCTTAAATGTGACGGTTAAAATGATTTCTATAAATATTTCGCTCCTTTCGGAGCTTGAGCTTTATAAATGTAAGACGTTTAAAAGAGAAGCCTTGGAAAGGCGAAATATTTATAGGAAATAATAAAAACCAATATAAAAGCTCCAGCAGAGCGAAATATTAGCCAATGTAATTGATTTAAATTATCTCATTTTCAAATTGACTCATTGGCATATTGCCACATTTTCTAATTAGAAAAAAACTAGGGATAGCGGATATCCGACCTGTGATAGGATTTGTGGATTTTAATCCTGAATTTTCGTGAATGGATATCCATTTATAATTTTAGATTTTAAATTGTTGATTTTAGATTGTTGAATTATCTAATTGATACATTTTCAAATTGCCACATTATCTAATTCGTTTTCTTTCTTATTTCTCCTGTTCTTTTATCAAATCCGTACGGGCAATGACGACAGCCACTTTTACAGCAATAGCCTCTTTTTAAATGGTGTTTTTCTGTAAAACATTTGTAACCTTCTGGCGTATAGTAAAAATCTTCACCTTCGATTAATTTATTTTCATTACTTTGCTCTTTCATAAATCTGCTTCGGTTCGATTTGGGATAAAATAAAATCAAAAATAAAAATATTTGATTATGATTTTATTGAAATTGAACAATTTTACAGCTACAAATTTATAAATTTTACAACCAATGTTTTTGATTGTTGCTAAATATTTAATTCCGAAAGGATATCGTGGAATGGCTTTATTCCCGTTTATTTTGGTTAAATATGATTTTGATAAAACAAATGCAACATTTGTCAATCATGAAAAAATTCATTTGAGACAACAATTAGAAATGCTGGTTTTGCCTTTTTTTATCTGGTATTTTGCAGAATTTTTGATTCGATTGATTCAATATAAAAATAAAGATCTGGCGTACCGAAATATTAGTTTTGAAAGAGAAGCTTATCAAAATGAAACCAACATCAATTATTTAAAAAACCGATCTTTTTTTCAGTTTTTAAATTATCTAAAATTAAAATGAATCAGCCCATAAATATTCAATTTCCGAATGATATTTCGTTGACAATTAAGCGAGAAGATCGTATTCATCCTTTTGTTTCGGGAAATAAATTCAGAAAACTGAAATACAATTTGCTTCAGGCGAAAGCCGAAAACAAAGATACTTTATTGACTTTTGGTGGCGCATTTTCAAATCATATTGCAGCGGTTGCTTTTGCAGGAAAAGAGCAAGGTTTTAAAACCATTGGAATTATTCGCGGAGATGAATTGTTGGACAAAATTGAAGAAAATCCGACTTTGAAATTTGCTCAGGAAAACGGAATGCAGTTTGAATTTGTTTCTAGAGAAGAGTATCGTTTAAAAAGTGAAAAATCTTTTATTGAAAAGTTGGAAGCTAAATTTGGCGACTTTTATTTGGTTCCGGAAGGCGGTACAAATGAACTCGCTGTAAAAGGCTGCGAAGAAATTTTAACAGATGAAGATTC comes from Flavobacterium sp. KACC 22761 and encodes:
- a CDS encoding urocanate hydratase — encoded protein: MTFKEQIQQGIPNILPPKQEYDPAINHAPKRKEILSAEEKKLALKNALRYFDPKHHAELIPEFSEELEKYGRIYMYRLRPDYRMYARPIDEYPGKSLQAKAIMHMIQNNLDYAVAQHPHELITYGGNGAVFQNWAQYLLTMQYLSEMTDEQTLTMYSGHPMGLFPSHKEAPRVVVTNGMVIPNYSKPDDWEKMNALGVSQYGQMTAGSYMYIGPQGIVHGTTITVLNGFRKIKQNPEGSLFVTSGLGGMSGAQPKAGNIAGCITVCAEVNPKITKIRHEQGWINEVVTSTDELVARVALAKANKETVSIAYLGNVVDVWERFDQENIKIDLGSDQTSLHNPWAGGYYPVGISFEEANEMMANNPDLFKEKVQESLRKQAQAINKHTAKGTYFFDYGNAFLLEASRAGADVMAENKIDFRYPSYVQDIMGPMCFDYGFGPFRWVCTSGKPEDLQKTDAIASQILEEMTKTAPNEIQQQMQDNIKWIKGAQENKLVVGSQARILYADAEGRIKIAEAFNQAIAKGEIGAVVLGRDHHDVSGTDSPYRETSNIYDGSRFTADMAIHNVIGDSFRGATWVSIHNGGGVGWGEVINGGFGMVLDGSKEASKRLASMLFWDVNNGISRRSWARNDEAIFTIKRAMQVEPLLKVTLPNMVDESLL
- a CDS encoding DUF5522 domain-containing protein, which gives rise to MKEQSNENKLIEGEDFYYTPEGYKCFTEKHHLKRGYCCKSGCRHCPYGFDKRTGEIRKKTN
- a CDS encoding 1-aminocyclopropane-1-carboxylate deaminase/D-cysteine desulfhydrase, with amino-acid sequence MNQPINIQFPNDISLTIKREDRIHPFVSGNKFRKLKYNLLQAKAENKDTLLTFGGAFSNHIAAVAFAGKEQGFKTIGIIRGDELLDKIEENPTLKFAQENGMQFEFVSREEYRLKSEKSFIEKLEAKFGDFYLVPEGGTNELAVKGCEEILTDEDSVFDYVCCAVGTGGTISGLINSALPNQKILGFPALKGDFLKDEIRIFAKKDNWNLISDYHFGGYGKVNLELIEFINAFFEENKVPLDPIYTGKMVFGVIDLISKNYFPAHSKILLIHTGGLQGISGMNIKLKQKKLPILKIND